From a region of the Aeoliella mucimassa genome:
- the hisA gene encoding 1-(5-phosphoribosyl)-5-[(5-phosphoribosylamino)methylideneamino]imidazole-4-carboxamide isomerase: MQIWPAIDLRGGKCVRLRQGDYAQETVFNDDPVSVAKEFAAAGAKHLHIVDLDGAREGLPVNLPSVQDIVNAVDMECELGGGVRDEQAIIELLGFGIDRLVVGTSAIKQPDWFRDTCRKFPNKLVLGIDARDGMVATDGWLETSSVSALELARQFEGEPIAALVYTDIATDGMMAGPNVRAMRDMQAALDLPVVASGGVTTLDDVRDLAQAGLSGAIVGRALYEGAFQLSDAIQIAQEAADK, from the coding sequence ATGCAGATCTGGCCGGCCATTGATCTACGCGGAGGAAAGTGCGTACGTCTTCGACAGGGAGACTACGCGCAGGAAACCGTGTTCAACGACGACCCTGTTTCCGTGGCCAAGGAGTTTGCGGCTGCTGGCGCGAAGCATTTACACATCGTCGATCTCGACGGCGCCCGCGAAGGGCTGCCAGTGAACCTGCCGAGCGTGCAGGACATCGTGAACGCGGTCGACATGGAATGCGAACTCGGCGGCGGCGTGCGTGACGAACAAGCGATTATCGAGCTGCTGGGCTTTGGCATCGATCGACTGGTGGTCGGCACTTCGGCCATTAAGCAGCCCGACTGGTTCCGCGACACCTGTCGGAAGTTCCCCAACAAGCTGGTGCTCGGCATCGACGCCCGCGACGGCATGGTCGCCACCGACGGTTGGTTGGAGACCAGCAGCGTGTCGGCCTTGGAACTCGCCCGCCAGTTCGAAGGTGAGCCGATTGCCGCGCTGGTGTATACCGATATTGCCACCGATGGCATGATGGCCGGCCCCAACGTGCGGGCGATGCGAGATATGCAAGCCGCGCTCGATCTTCCGGTCGTCGCATCCGGTGGAGTAACGACGCTCGACGACGTACGCGACCTGGCTCAGGCGGGCCTGTCGGGTGCCATTGTCGGACGTGCTTTGTACGAGGGGGCTTTCCAGCTCTCCGACGCTATCCAAATTGCTCAGGAGGCTGCCGACAAATAG
- a CDS encoding DUF2442 domain-containing protein — protein sequence MLLHIEYVEPVDAYQLRLRFSNATEKVVDVSPLLQGPVFVPIRDLKVFRQVKLDPIAKTVSWPSGADLAPEALLALPEVADSQASAVVNTESR from the coding sequence ATGCTCCTGCACATCGAATATGTTGAACCTGTCGACGCTTACCAATTGCGACTGCGGTTCTCGAACGCGACGGAGAAAGTAGTTGATGTCAGTCCACTCTTGCAAGGACCCGTCTTTGTACCGATTCGCGATCTGAAAGTGTTTCGGCAGGTGAAATTGGATCCCATCGCCAAAACGGTGTCTTGGCCTAGTGGAGCAGATCTAGCCCCAGAAGCGTTGCTGGCCCTCCCTGAAGTCGCCGATTCACAGGCGAGTGCGGTGGTGAACACCGAGTCTCGCTGA
- a CDS encoding BBP7 family outer membrane beta-barrel protein, with translation MQFFDPVDLDLDCRGSDCQCGFFFRFDKMGMVTTGERVVVGDRGTDQLAFPVYGGTPLDPETGQPINRMVITNSIQNAVPRAVWDLGDRYEFGYWSPEGSGWLFSVLNGPDNVQSFSMGLEDFPIPQDQIDQAIDDNDDDDLTDEEIIADLIAEYDALAEETVFVSFRSSVGAFAGFLDVDEGGLNGIGDGDGFADDIDEDGQHGGQWFDTDGDNIPDTHVNVFPDYGDLVTLTTGFSQVDLKNTLKINGFEMMHAHRLDNDHFLVGKQNNSFEWGYGVRFLQLDDNFIFNGTGGFALGDARWDTTIVNNIVGPQLGFKWKRNRGRWALESDGKFMFGYNVRDWEQTGFAGAGKTQGDVNSFLLSRAKSFSYGQNDDDFAPVGELRMNLKYRLTDNVSFNLGWTGTFVDNIKRASTHVDYVLGDDNGKYMGFKDDGSEEIMANAINIGIEVRQ, from the coding sequence ATGCAGTTCTTCGATCCGGTCGATCTCGACTTGGATTGTCGCGGAAGCGACTGTCAATGCGGATTTTTCTTCCGCTTTGACAAAATGGGTATGGTGACCACCGGCGAACGGGTTGTCGTCGGCGATCGCGGTACCGATCAGCTGGCGTTCCCCGTGTACGGTGGTACCCCGCTGGATCCCGAAACGGGACAACCCATCAATCGGATGGTAATCACCAACAGCATCCAGAACGCAGTGCCACGAGCTGTATGGGATCTTGGTGACCGCTACGAGTTCGGCTACTGGTCGCCCGAAGGTAGCGGCTGGTTGTTCAGCGTGCTCAACGGGCCCGACAACGTTCAGTCGTTCTCGATGGGGCTCGAAGACTTCCCGATTCCACAGGATCAGATTGATCAAGCTATCGACGACAACGACGATGACGATCTGACCGACGAGGAAATCATCGCTGATCTGATTGCCGAGTACGACGCCTTGGCAGAAGAGACAGTCTTTGTGTCCTTCCGCTCTTCGGTAGGAGCCTTCGCTGGATTCTTGGACGTGGACGAAGGTGGTTTGAACGGCATTGGGGATGGCGACGGCTTTGCCGACGACATCGACGAAGATGGCCAGCACGGTGGACAGTGGTTCGACACCGACGGCGACAACATTCCTGACACCCACGTCAACGTGTTCCCCGACTATGGTGACCTGGTCACCTTGACTACCGGTTTCTCGCAAGTCGACCTGAAGAATACGCTGAAGATCAACGGCTTCGAGATGATGCACGCTCACCGCTTGGATAACGATCACTTCCTGGTTGGTAAGCAGAACAACAGCTTCGAGTGGGGCTACGGTGTGCGGTTCCTGCAGTTGGACGACAACTTCATCTTCAACGGCACGGGCGGCTTTGCCCTGGGCGATGCTCGCTGGGATACTACAATCGTGAATAACATCGTAGGCCCGCAGCTTGGCTTCAAATGGAAGCGTAACCGTGGTCGCTGGGCTTTGGAATCGGACGGTAAGTTCATGTTCGGTTACAACGTCCGCGATTGGGAGCAAACCGGCTTCGCTGGTGCGGGTAAGACTCAGGGCGACGTGAACTCGTTCCTGCTGTCTCGTGCTAAGTCGTTCTCCTACGGTCAGAACGACGATGACTTCGCCCCGGTGGGTGAGTTGCGGATGAACTTGAAGTACCGGTTGACCGACAATGTGTCCTTTAACCTTGGTTGGACCGGCACCTTTGTCGATAACATCAAGCGAGCCAGCACTCACGTCGACTATGTGCTCGGCGACGACAATGGCAAGTACATGGGCTTCAAGGATGATGGAAGCGAAGAAATCATGGCCAATGCAATCAACATCGGTATCGAAGTTCGTCAGTAA
- the eno gene encoding phosphopyruvate hydratase has translation MSTIIDIHARQILDSRGNPTVEVDVTLADGSVGTAAVPSGASTGAHEAWELRDGDKDYFLGKGVQTAVTNVNEKIADELEGMDGLDQAALDQTMIEMDGTPNKKNLGANAILGVSLAAAHAAAKFCGLPLYRYLGGSNARLLPAPMMNILNGGEHADNSVDIQEFMVMPLGFDSFSEALRAGCEIFHNLKKVLSEKGLNTSVGDEGGFAPDLKANAEAFDVILTAIEKAGYKPGEQVWFAMDCAATEFFDSDKNIYKIDGKELDPTGMVDLLASWVDKFPICSIEDGCSEDDWAGWKQLTDKIGDKCQLVGDDLFVTNVERLQRGIDEGIGNSILIKVNQIGTLTETIDAINLAHDNSYTSISSHRSGETEDSTIADLAVALATGQIKTGSASRSDRMAKYNQLLRIEEMLGTTALYGGPKFAAKLK, from the coding sequence ATGTCCACAATCATCGACATTCATGCACGCCAAATCCTCGACAGCCGGGGCAATCCGACCGTTGAGGTCGACGTGACCCTGGCCGACGGCTCGGTGGGTACCGCCGCGGTGCCGAGCGGTGCCAGCACCGGTGCTCACGAAGCCTGGGAGCTTCGCGACGGCGACAAAGACTACTTCCTCGGCAAGGGTGTCCAGACTGCGGTCACCAACGTGAACGAGAAGATTGCCGACGAACTCGAAGGCATGGACGGCTTGGATCAGGCCGCGCTCGATCAGACCATGATCGAAATGGACGGTACCCCCAACAAGAAAAACCTCGGTGCCAACGCCATTCTTGGCGTTTCGCTGGCTGCCGCCCACGCTGCTGCCAAGTTCTGCGGGCTGCCTTTGTACCGCTACCTGGGTGGTTCGAACGCCCGGTTGCTGCCGGCCCCGATGATGAACATCCTCAACGGCGGTGAGCACGCGGATAACTCGGTCGACATCCAAGAGTTCATGGTGATGCCGCTGGGCTTCGATAGCTTCAGCGAAGCACTGCGTGCGGGTTGCGAGATCTTCCACAACCTGAAGAAGGTGCTCAGCGAAAAGGGCCTGAACACCTCGGTTGGTGACGAAGGTGGTTTTGCTCCCGACCTGAAGGCCAACGCCGAAGCGTTCGACGTGATTTTGACCGCGATCGAAAAGGCTGGCTACAAGCCGGGCGAGCAGGTTTGGTTCGCCATGGACTGTGCTGCCACGGAGTTCTTTGATAGCGACAAGAACATCTACAAGATCGACGGCAAAGAGCTTGATCCGACCGGCATGGTCGACCTGCTGGCTAGCTGGGTCGATAAGTTCCCGATCTGCAGCATCGAAGACGGCTGCAGCGAAGACGACTGGGCCGGTTGGAAGCAACTGACCGACAAGATCGGTGACAAGTGCCAGCTGGTGGGCGACGACCTGTTCGTGACCAACGTCGAACGCTTGCAACGCGGTATCGACGAAGGCATCGGCAACTCGATCCTGATCAAGGTGAATCAGATCGGCACCCTGACCGAGACGATCGACGCGATCAACCTGGCTCACGACAACAGCTACACCAGCATTTCGTCGCACCGTAGCGGTGAGACCGAAGACAGCACCATCGCCGACCTGGCCGTGGCCTTGGCAACCGGCCAGATCAAGACCGGCTCGGCCAGTCGTAGCGACCGGATGGCCAAGTACAACCAGTTGCTCCGCATCGAAGAGATGCTCGGCACGACTGCCCTGTACGGGGGACCCAAGTTCGCCGCGAAGTTGAAGTAA
- a CDS encoding redoxin domain-containing protein, producing the protein MNGVSMEIHRVEIAGLVVNDQGAPVADATVMAVGTPDQYGFGYERSPVEATTNASGEFAMVLEVLVLRDSSQQVGKQAVGEFCVFAIADGYGFTWAEECTFRPEPMPASLREAATKSLTGFYQDFSPAVKLTLEPPAVFEGVISDDQGNPLPNARIQAGVVNGPPEGQGREIRGCRLENESGTTSTFVAIDVLPANLRDTRTDELGHFSLPQLRTDTTYMALIDPGPEYDAKQLTLLTGDPPANADIRRTISTSDGIYSGQFACPRDVRIHLVTAEGEPIAGGCVLAHAKRQARYAGTNSRTNERGIAELRILPGEYTLLLDPPLDAPLLPRKAMLTVGDEASRELQYCLPAAATLRIHAVHEDDDSAIADIRFRYQTDSMDEPQLLSTQQVASDYRGTDSEGVLEVQLPPGEVTLLTETNPRGLTPVQSKSDPIVLVAGEAHDYEFRFDRSRRNPAATNQVLVADSTSPAEMAAEISRQRILLASSKGTFTANLFRGTCEASLEEVKTTLDAVPAAAVPDIRELYKQWTGQPLRMATQRTTFDGLRCKNETVTTSPESTPPLAADYVLFNGSEGVNYDDTNQQVDLFPQRSFHFAMNRLSNLTELMPPLLKDGEVIGDQYVFLLKEETETFELVANAKTGHLHRKSTVFSTGYGKFIWQFGSQEYDNGLRLPKLLVEIQSREGKIGILRIVEPTSVELVDELPADAFASPVPADTTVVDYHKMLTDDPNRPNVYRLNGPVTDLSRYALQERPVVEPTTPKQSQHQAAPFTVAGWVDQQGAIDAVDTSGKLVLVQFWANWCPQCEKQIADMNKAVATFADQPVVVLAIHASEMPEDNLVAYAKKYRITYPLAIDDHQAGNGFGDTAAAYGVRGVPTTAVIDRKGNLVYLGELKEAVAKVRELVKEPVDESK; encoded by the coding sequence ATGAATGGCGTGAGTATGGAAATCCATCGCGTCGAGATCGCCGGCTTGGTGGTCAACGACCAGGGAGCACCGGTCGCCGATGCGACCGTGATGGCCGTCGGCACGCCCGACCAGTATGGCTTCGGCTACGAACGCTCGCCGGTCGAAGCGACCACCAACGCGTCGGGCGAGTTTGCCATGGTGCTCGAAGTGCTAGTGCTTCGCGACTCGTCGCAGCAAGTCGGCAAGCAAGCGGTCGGAGAGTTCTGCGTGTTCGCCATCGCCGATGGCTATGGCTTTACCTGGGCGGAGGAGTGCACGTTTCGCCCCGAGCCGATGCCTGCCAGCTTGCGCGAAGCGGCCACCAAATCGCTTACTGGTTTCTATCAAGACTTCAGCCCCGCGGTAAAACTCACGCTGGAACCGCCAGCAGTGTTCGAGGGGGTGATCTCCGACGATCAAGGCAATCCGCTTCCCAACGCCCGCATTCAGGCAGGGGTGGTGAATGGTCCGCCCGAGGGGCAAGGTCGGGAAATTCGCGGTTGTCGCCTGGAGAATGAATCAGGCACCACTTCCACTTTTGTGGCTATTGATGTGCTTCCCGCCAACCTCCGCGACACTCGCACCGACGAATTGGGCCACTTCTCACTGCCGCAACTGCGAACCGACACCACCTACATGGCCTTGATCGATCCCGGCCCGGAGTACGACGCCAAGCAGCTCACACTCCTCACAGGTGATCCTCCAGCCAACGCGGATATTCGCCGCACTATTTCTACCAGCGACGGCATCTACTCCGGCCAGTTCGCCTGCCCGCGCGATGTACGCATTCACCTGGTCACCGCCGAGGGAGAGCCCATCGCGGGAGGATGCGTGCTGGCCCACGCCAAGCGGCAAGCGAGGTACGCGGGCACAAACAGTCGGACCAACGAACGTGGTATCGCCGAACTAAGGATTCTTCCAGGCGAGTACACGCTGCTGCTCGATCCCCCGCTCGACGCGCCGCTGCTGCCGAGAAAAGCGATGCTAACCGTGGGGGACGAAGCCTCGCGAGAATTGCAGTACTGCTTGCCCGCAGCCGCGACGCTACGCATTCATGCGGTGCACGAGGACGATGACTCCGCCATTGCTGATATTCGCTTCCGTTACCAAACCGACTCGATGGACGAACCACAGCTGCTCAGCACGCAGCAAGTCGCCAGCGATTATCGAGGGACCGATAGCGAGGGAGTGCTGGAGGTGCAATTGCCGCCGGGCGAGGTGACGTTGCTCACCGAAACCAACCCGCGGGGGCTGACGCCGGTGCAGTCGAAGTCGGACCCAATCGTACTCGTCGCGGGCGAAGCGCATGACTACGAGTTTCGCTTCGACCGTTCCCGACGAAATCCAGCAGCTACGAACCAAGTGCTGGTCGCCGACTCGACATCTCCAGCTGAGATGGCAGCAGAGATCTCCAGACAGCGAATCCTTCTGGCTAGCTCCAAAGGCACCTTTACGGCCAACTTATTTCGAGGTACCTGCGAGGCATCGCTGGAGGAAGTGAAAACGACTCTCGATGCAGTTCCGGCAGCAGCCGTGCCCGACATCCGCGAGTTGTACAAGCAGTGGACCGGCCAGCCGCTTCGCATGGCCACTCAACGCACCACGTTCGATGGCCTCCGCTGCAAAAATGAAACGGTCACGACTTCTCCCGAGTCTACCCCACCTTTAGCAGCGGATTACGTTCTGTTTAATGGAAGCGAAGGAGTAAACTACGACGATACCAATCAACAGGTCGATCTGTTTCCCCAACGCTCCTTCCATTTTGCCATGAATCGACTGTCGAATTTGACGGAGTTGATGCCGCCCCTTTTGAAGGATGGCGAAGTGATCGGCGACCAATATGTCTTTTTATTGAAGGAAGAGACTGAAACTTTTGAGCTCGTTGCCAACGCGAAGACCGGCCATCTGCATCGCAAATCGACTGTTTTTTCGACGGGCTATGGGAAGTTCATCTGGCAGTTCGGCTCGCAAGAGTACGACAATGGTCTGCGACTCCCCAAACTGTTGGTCGAGATTCAGTCGCGAGAAGGCAAGATAGGTATCTTGCGAATCGTGGAACCGACGAGCGTGGAGCTTGTCGACGAGTTGCCCGCCGACGCGTTTGCATCCCCCGTGCCGGCCGATACGACGGTGGTCGACTACCACAAGATGTTGACCGACGATCCGAACCGACCCAATGTGTATCGCTTGAACGGTCCGGTGACCGACCTCAGCCGATACGCACTGCAGGAGCGCCCCGTTGTGGAGCCAACCACTCCCAAGCAGTCGCAACACCAAGCGGCCCCCTTCACCGTCGCGGGTTGGGTGGACCAGCAGGGCGCGATCGATGCGGTCGACACTTCAGGCAAACTGGTACTCGTGCAGTTTTGGGCAAACTGGTGCCCCCAGTGCGAAAAACAAATCGCCGACATGAACAAGGCTGTCGCCACGTTTGCCGACCAACCCGTGGTGGTGCTGGCGATCCATGCGTCAGAAATGCCCGAAGACAACTTGGTTGCCTACGCAAAGAAGTATCGCATCACCTACCCGCTTGCCATCGACGACCACCAGGCAGGCAACGGATTCGGCGACACCGCGGCCGCCTACGGGGTGCGCGGCGTTCCGACCACTGCGGTCATCGATCGCAAAGGGAACCTGGTCTATCTCGGCGAATTGAAGGAAGCGGTCGCCAAGGTACGCGAGTTGGTGAAAGAGCCTGTGGACGAATCGAAGTGA
- the hisH gene encoding imidazole glycerol phosphate synthase subunit HisH, with the protein MIAIVNYEMGNLRSVEKALESLGYSSVITDDPQVIAEADKLILPGVGAYADAMAALRERQLVEPLRAAVAAGKPTLGICLGMQLLFDISYEDGEHQGLGILPGKVVRFSVPTEYKVPHMGWNQIAPAKESPLYAGIDAGSYFYFVHSYYVVPDDSAVVATTTDYPESFCSSIERENLFATQFHPEKSQKLGLKLLANFAAL; encoded by the coding sequence GTGATCGCAATTGTTAACTACGAAATGGGGAATCTCCGCAGTGTGGAGAAGGCGCTGGAGTCGTTGGGCTACTCGAGCGTGATCACCGACGATCCCCAGGTGATTGCCGAGGCCGACAAGCTGATTCTGCCTGGCGTGGGGGCCTACGCCGATGCGATGGCCGCGCTCCGCGAGCGGCAGCTGGTCGAACCGTTGCGGGCCGCAGTGGCCGCTGGCAAGCCAACGCTCGGCATCTGCCTGGGCATGCAACTGCTGTTCGACATCAGCTACGAAGATGGCGAGCACCAGGGCCTTGGCATCTTGCCTGGCAAGGTGGTGCGTTTCTCGGTGCCTACCGAGTATAAGGTGCCGCACATGGGATGGAACCAGATTGCGCCGGCCAAGGAGTCGCCGCTGTACGCGGGGATCGATGCCGGGTCGTACTTCTACTTTGTGCACTCCTACTACGTAGTGCCCGACGACTCGGCCGTCGTAGCGACCACTACCGATTATCCAGAATCGTTCTGCAGCAGCATCGAGCGCGAGAATTTGTTCGCCACTCAGTTTCATCCGGAAAAGAGTCAGAAACTGGGACTCAAGCTGCTAGCAAATTTCGCTGCCCTGTAG
- a CDS encoding elongation factor G gives MSRNVDDLRNIAVCGHGSAGKTSLVDHLLVKTGAVSGNPNVDDGNSICDFDEEEKHHKHSIEAAITHLEHGGKFLTLIDTPGYPDLIGQTIGALRGVDNALICIDGHAGIKVNTRRVWKESGERGLGRVLCITKCDDQNLDLAALMETIQEVFGPQCVLFNVPLGAGDDVKGVASTVTPPSDVSDAVLDVADLSEKAIETIIEVDDEVMEKYFEGEIPGPQQLMELAKRGIAEGSLTPVVCVSAKKDVGLTELLDLLTAVTLTPADVERTATKDGDTVTLKADPNAPLAAQVFRTRIDPFVQKLSFIRVISGTLKKDDTVATPEDRKGMKVAQLLRVQADKTEPVDEAGPGEIVAIAKAETLHTGTSLGEVQLPAIKFPRPMVGLAVSPKSRGDETKLSSSLHKLAEEDPTIHVEHDEETHETVLTGMSELHLQLIQERLKRRDHVEIETHDPKIPYRETITQNGEGMYRHKKQSGGAGQFAEVHIRMYPFPEGVAVEDFATKERFPQLKNVHYHEASNFLWVDTVVGGSIPGNFMPAIEKGFLERITNGVIAGCKVQDVCVEVHFGKDHPVDSNETAFKMAASKAFAEVFQKSKPSLLEPMVNLHITVPADNVGDVSSDLAGRRGQMVGMDSAGGGMTTVEAKAPLGEVTTYARTLSSMTGGQGSYSMEFAGYETVPGNVQAEILANAKLKEDEE, from the coding sequence ATGTCTAGAAACGTCGACGATTTAAGGAATATTGCTGTCTGCGGCCACGGTTCGGCGGGCAAGACCTCGCTGGTGGATCACTTGCTCGTCAAAACGGGAGCGGTTTCTGGGAATCCAAACGTCGACGATGGCAACAGCATTTGCGATTTCGACGAAGAAGAGAAGCATCACAAGCACTCCATCGAAGCGGCCATCACGCATCTGGAGCATGGCGGAAAGTTCCTTACCCTTATCGACACCCCGGGCTATCCCGACTTGATCGGCCAAACCATCGGCGCGCTGCGCGGGGTGGACAATGCCTTGATCTGCATCGATGGCCATGCGGGCATCAAAGTGAACACGCGTCGCGTGTGGAAAGAATCCGGCGAGCGCGGGCTCGGCCGCGTGCTTTGCATCACCAAGTGCGACGATCAGAATCTCGACCTGGCGGCCCTGATGGAGACCATCCAAGAGGTGTTTGGTCCGCAGTGTGTGCTGTTCAATGTACCGCTTGGCGCCGGCGACGATGTGAAGGGAGTCGCCAGCACGGTGACCCCGCCGAGCGACGTGAGCGATGCAGTGCTCGACGTTGCCGACCTCAGCGAAAAGGCGATTGAGACCATCATTGAAGTCGACGACGAAGTGATGGAGAAGTACTTCGAAGGCGAGATCCCCGGTCCACAGCAACTGATGGAACTCGCTAAGCGCGGCATCGCCGAGGGGTCGCTGACGCCGGTCGTGTGCGTATCGGCGAAGAAGGACGTTGGTCTTACCGAACTGCTCGATCTGCTCACCGCCGTGACGCTCACGCCAGCCGATGTGGAGCGCACTGCGACTAAAGATGGCGATACGGTGACGCTCAAAGCCGATCCCAACGCCCCGCTGGCCGCGCAGGTGTTCCGCACCCGCATCGACCCGTTCGTGCAGAAGCTCAGCTTCATTCGCGTGATCTCCGGCACCCTCAAGAAGGACGACACGGTCGCTACGCCGGAAGATCGCAAAGGAATGAAGGTCGCCCAACTCCTGCGGGTGCAGGCCGACAAGACCGAGCCGGTCGACGAAGCTGGCCCCGGCGAGATCGTGGCGATTGCCAAGGCCGAAACGCTGCACACTGGCACCTCGCTTGGCGAAGTGCAACTGCCGGCCATTAAGTTCCCCCGGCCGATGGTGGGCCTGGCGGTGTCGCCGAAGTCGCGGGGCGACGAAACCAAGCTTTCCAGCTCGCTGCATAAGCTGGCCGAAGAAGATCCCACCATTCACGTCGAGCACGACGAAGAAACCCACGAGACCGTTCTCACCGGCATGAGCGAGCTGCACCTGCAACTCATCCAAGAGCGGCTCAAGCGTCGTGATCACGTGGAGATCGAAACGCACGATCCCAAGATCCCGTACCGGGAGACGATCACCCAAAACGGCGAAGGCATGTACCGCCACAAGAAGCAAAGCGGCGGCGCCGGGCAGTTTGCCGAAGTGCACATTCGCATGTATCCCTTCCCCGAGGGAGTTGCGGTGGAAGACTTCGCGACGAAGGAACGTTTCCCGCAGCTGAAGAACGTGCACTACCACGAAGCGTCGAACTTCCTGTGGGTCGACACCGTGGTCGGTGGCTCGATTCCTGGCAACTTCATGCCGGCGATCGAAAAGGGCTTTCTCGAGCGGATTACCAACGGCGTCATCGCGGGTTGCAAGGTGCAGGATGTCTGCGTCGAGGTTCACTTCGGCAAAGACCACCCGGTCGACTCGAACGAAACCGCCTTTAAGATGGCCGCTTCCAAGGCGTTTGCCGAAGTGTTCCAGAAGTCGAAGCCTTCGTTGCTCGAACCGATGGTCAACCTGCATATCACCGTGCCGGCCGACAACGTGGGCGACGTTTCCAGCGACCTCGCCGGTCGGCGTGGGCAGATGGTCGGCATGGACTCGGCCGGCGGCGGCATGACCACCGTCGAGGCCAAGGCCCCGCTCGGCGAAGTCACTACCTACGCCCGCACGCTCAGTAGCATGACCGGCGGCCAAGGCAGCTACAGCATGGAGTTCGCCGGCTACGAAACCGTGCCCGGCAACGTGCAAGCCGAGATCCTCGCCAACGCGAAGTTGAAAGAGGACGAAGAATAG